Proteins encoded in a region of the Bacillus sp. T3 genome:
- the hypF gene encoding carbamoyltransferase HypF — protein MLRAVKVSVQGRVQGVGFRPFVFGLAEKYSLVGTVQNNMDGVKIHIEGDEQSLHAFLSDLETKPPRLSKINKIIVNEAKVKQYSTFSIISSERSGTSMLVIPIDSAVCEDCLQEMNNPTDFRYRYPFINCTQCGPRYTIIRELPYDRPYTTMGDFHMCPDCLTEYENPLNRRHHAQPIACPKCGPQISLFDGTGNLVELNDPLAEGIRMLELGKIVAVKGIGGYHLCCDARNVKAVEQLRIRKKRKVRPLAVMASTLEEIQRFADVNEEEALLLQSPEAPIVVLRKKKSGDLAEEIAPGMETIGVMLPYSPLHHLLFDKSAVSCLVMTSANPSGLPMIFNEDQVFHYLNEIADYYLIHNREILHPVDDSVIQWSNQGPDFLRRSRGYVPDPLPIQSDVTGIVAFGGQQKNTFSIGRNQQIFIGPHIGDLENIETIDHFKHELDHLLKWIDIPKDTAVIDAHPSYLNRTILNDYHFSEILEVQHHHAHMAACMGENDLYGDTYGIILDGTGYGTDGCIWGFEIFYGGYTQYKRLGHLRYTPLPGVEKAIKEPWRNAVGMLISLLGKREKTTPSRFSLTKKQRLIF, from the coding sequence ATGCTTCGGGCAGTAAAGGTTTCCGTTCAGGGAAGGGTGCAGGGTGTTGGATTTAGACCATTTGTGTTTGGATTAGCAGAAAAGTACAGCTTAGTTGGAACCGTTCAAAATAACATGGATGGAGTTAAGATTCATATTGAAGGTGACGAGCAATCACTGCATGCTTTTTTATCTGATTTAGAAACGAAGCCACCTCGGCTATCCAAAATTAATAAAATCATAGTCAACGAGGCAAAAGTAAAACAATATTCAACTTTTTCAATTATAAGCAGTGAGCGTAGTGGGACGTCGATGCTGGTCATTCCAATCGATTCGGCGGTGTGTGAGGATTGTCTTCAAGAAATGAACAATCCTACTGATTTTCGTTATCGCTATCCGTTTATTAATTGTACGCAATGTGGACCAAGGTACACAATCATTCGAGAGCTTCCCTATGATCGGCCGTATACAACGATGGGTGACTTCCATATGTGTCCTGACTGTCTAACAGAATATGAAAATCCCTTGAATCGCAGGCATCATGCTCAGCCAATTGCCTGTCCGAAATGTGGACCACAGATTTCGTTGTTTGATGGAACGGGTAATTTGGTAGAGTTAAATGATCCACTTGCCGAGGGTATTAGAATGTTAGAGTTGGGTAAGATAGTGGCGGTAAAAGGGATCGGTGGCTACCATCTTTGTTGTGATGCTCGGAACGTCAAAGCAGTTGAGCAGCTCCGGATAAGAAAGAAAAGAAAAGTTCGGCCGCTTGCGGTAATGGCCTCTACTCTGGAGGAGATTCAACGGTTTGCTGATGTTAACGAAGAAGAGGCACTCCTTTTACAAAGTCCAGAAGCACCAATTGTTGTGTTACGAAAGAAAAAAAGTGGTGATTTGGCTGAAGAGATTGCCCCAGGCATGGAAACAATTGGTGTAATGCTACCGTATTCACCGCTTCACCATTTGTTATTTGATAAGTCTGCCGTCAGCTGTCTTGTGATGACGAGTGCGAATCCTTCAGGTCTGCCGATGATTTTCAATGAGGATCAGGTCTTTCATTATTTAAATGAAATTGCTGATTATTATCTCATTCATAATCGAGAAATCTTACATCCGGTTGATGATTCTGTCATCCAATGGAGCAATCAAGGTCCAGACTTTTTACGGCGTTCAAGAGGATATGTCCCAGATCCGCTTCCAATCCAATCTGATGTAACCGGTATTGTCGCCTTTGGTGGACAGCAGAAAAATACCTTTTCGATTGGCAGAAATCAGCAAATCTTTATTGGACCCCATATTGGGGATTTGGAAAATATCGAGACGATTGATCATTTTAAACATGAATTAGACCATTTACTTAAATGGATTGATATCCCAAAAGATACAGCAGTCATTGATGCACACCCAAGTTATTTAAACCGTACTATACTCAATGATTATCATTTTAGTGAAATCCTTGAGGTGCAACACCATCATGCACATATGGCGGCCTGTATGGGTGAAAACGACCTTTATGGTGATACGTATGGGATTATTCTAGATGGAACAGGATATGGCACGGATGGTTGTATATGGGGCTTTGAAATTTTTTATGGTGGATATACTCAATACAAGCGGCTAGGCCATTTGCGCTACACCCCATTACCAGGAGTGGAGAAGGCCATTAAGGAGCCATGGAGAAATGCTGTAGGAATGCTTATCTCTTTGTTAGGAAAAAGGGAGAAGACTACGCCAAGCAGATTTTCTCTGACAAAGAAGCAGAGATTAATATTCTAA
- a CDS encoding HypC/HybG/HupF family hydrogenase formation chaperone — MCVGVPAKVIEKHEYSAVVDVMGSQTTVGIIFVPEVELGQYVIVHAGQAMSIVDEEYAKVSVEEWRKLIDARNTKTVL; from the coding sequence ATGTGTGTAGGAGTTCCTGCTAAGGTGATTGAAAAACATGAATACTCAGCAGTCGTCGATGTAATGGGTTCACAGACAACGGTCGGCATTATTTTTGTCCCTGAGGTCGAGCTTGGTCAATATGTCATTGTACATGCCGGACAAGCAATGTCGATTGTCGATGAAGAATACGCCAAAGTCAGTGTAGAAGAGTGGAGGAAGCTGATTGATGCACGAAATACTAAAACAGTCCTCTAA
- the hypD gene encoding hydrogenase formation protein HypD, which produces MHEILKQSSNPDLCKELLAAVIEKAQEFQSVFGRKPAFMEVCGSHTMALAKSGVKQCLIDDVKLISGPGCPVCVTDQQSIDAMISLAEGDGRIICTFGDMVRVPGSQKTLLDAKTEGRDIRVLYSPVDAIRIAQENPDKEVIFLGIGFETTIPILAILVGRAHELQLKNFSVWMTTKLVEPILRSLLDAGEVGLDGFLLPGHVSIVLGEDYYQFLAQEYHVSGVISGFEPAELLSGIYKLIQLALDNEARIINDHRSIVTKEGNTVAKAWMDTYFTVCDEAWRGIGIIPNSGLEIKPEYEQYNAKKKFQVKLGEPKKTKCRCGEVIRGLISPNECSLFGKACRPVNPIGPCMVSAEGSCSAYYQYMRESY; this is translated from the coding sequence ATGCACGAAATACTAAAACAGTCCTCTAATCCTGATCTTTGTAAGGAACTACTTGCAGCTGTAATCGAAAAAGCCCAAGAATTCCAGTCGGTTTTTGGTCGGAAACCTGCTTTTATGGAAGTTTGCGGCTCACATACAATGGCGTTGGCCAAATCGGGTGTTAAACAGTGCTTAATTGATGATGTGAAGCTTATTTCAGGTCCTGGCTGCCCTGTCTGCGTGACTGATCAACAATCAATTGATGCGATGATCTCCTTGGCAGAAGGAGATGGTCGAATTATATGTACTTTCGGGGATATGGTGCGCGTACCAGGTTCACAGAAGACGTTACTAGATGCAAAAACGGAAGGACGCGATATTCGTGTCTTGTATTCCCCTGTTGATGCTATCCGAATTGCTCAGGAGAATCCCGACAAGGAAGTCATTTTTCTCGGAATTGGCTTTGAAACAACCATCCCTATTTTAGCGATATTAGTAGGGCGAGCACATGAGCTTCAATTGAAAAACTTTTCTGTTTGGATGACCACGAAGCTTGTAGAACCAATTCTTCGCTCCTTATTAGATGCTGGAGAGGTTGGTCTTGATGGATTTTTACTTCCAGGACATGTGTCAATTGTGTTGGGAGAGGATTATTACCAATTTTTAGCCCAGGAATATCATGTATCCGGAGTGATTTCGGGCTTTGAGCCTGCTGAGCTGCTAAGTGGTATTTATAAATTGATACAGCTTGCATTAGATAATGAAGCAAGAATCATCAATGATCATCGGTCAATCGTAACAAAAGAGGGAAATACAGTGGCGAAAGCCTGGATGGATACATATTTTACTGTTTGTGATGAAGCTTGGAGGGGCATCGGCATCATCCCAAATAGTGGGTTAGAAATCAAACCCGAGTATGAGCAATACAATGCGAAGAAAAAGTTCCAGGTAAAACTAGGTGAGCCAAAGAAAACAAAATGTCGCTGTGGGGAAGTCATTAGAGGTCTAATTTCTCCTAACGAATGCTCTTTGTTTGGAAAAGCATGTCGACCAGTGAATCCAATCGGACCGTGCATGGTTTCGGCAGAGGGAAGCTGTTCAGCATATTACCAATACATGAGGGAGAGTTACTAA
- the hypE gene encoding hydrogenase expression/formation protein HypE, with the protein MEKKITLAHGDGGERSHQLIQELFVEAFGNREESTFDATVLHLPTTEIAVTTDSFVIKPIFFPGGSIGKLAIAGTVNDLAVSGAKPLYLTCGFVIEEGFAITDLKKIVGDMADEAKKTGVAIIAGDTKVVERGSADGVYINTTWIGVIEKKLNPDLIFHEGDSIIITGTIGDHGMAVLAARESLGISIPVNSDCASLNKMLGSVMDRCDHVRIMRDPTRGGLATTLVEIAEDFSLTLVIEEAKVPIKDAVHGACDLLGFDPLYLANEGKAIIIVAQQEAQLVLDTLKEYSIGEDATIIGTITGTEKGQLLLQSPIGSKRLLTRLTGTMLPRIC; encoded by the coding sequence ATGGAAAAGAAAATCACCTTAGCTCATGGAGATGGCGGAGAACGTAGTCATCAATTAATTCAAGAACTATTTGTTGAAGCGTTTGGAAATCGTGAGGAATCAACCTTTGATGCGACCGTACTTCATTTACCGACAACTGAAATTGCCGTCACGACTGACTCTTTTGTCATTAAGCCAATCTTCTTTCCTGGTGGATCGATTGGTAAGCTTGCCATAGCCGGAACGGTCAATGACTTAGCTGTTTCAGGTGCAAAGCCACTCTATTTGACTTGTGGCTTTGTGATTGAGGAAGGATTCGCGATTACCGATTTAAAGAAAATTGTTGGTGATATGGCTGATGAAGCTAAGAAAACGGGCGTAGCAATCATTGCTGGTGATACGAAGGTCGTTGAAAGAGGAAGCGCAGATGGCGTTTATATCAATACAACCTGGATTGGCGTAATCGAGAAAAAACTAAATCCAGATTTAATCTTCCATGAAGGCGATTCAATTATTATCACAGGTACGATAGGAGATCATGGAATGGCGGTTTTAGCCGCGCGAGAAAGCCTTGGAATCTCGATTCCTGTTAACAGTGATTGTGCCTCATTAAATAAAATGCTAGGTTCAGTTATGGATCGGTGTGATCATGTTCGGATTATGAGAGATCCAACTAGAGGGGGACTTGCGACAACCTTAGTGGAAATAGCTGAGGACTTCTCCCTTACTTTAGTGATCGAGGAAGCGAAAGTACCGATTAAGGACGCTGTTCATGGTGCCTGTGACTTATTAGGGTTTGATCCGCTCTATTTAGCCAATGAAGGGAAAGCAATTATCATTGTAGCCCAACAAGAGGCACAATTGGTATTAGATACGCTAAAAGAATACTCAATTGGTGAGGATGCAACGATTATTGGAACCATTACCGGAACCGAAAAAGGTCAACTCCTGCTACAATCACCGATTGGATCGAAACGGTTATTGACTAGATTGACGGGAACAATGCTACCGAGAATCTGTTAA
- a CDS encoding class D sortase, producing MIRKLSYLFIVIGLVTIGFSLYQIYKTKTVQSNSLTKAHEILKKPNVNIDEFSPFTGDVAGILSIARIDAELPIVEGTDADDLEKGVGHYKGTAWPEGKDQIVLSGHRDTVFRRMGELKVGDELVVKVPYGNFTYVIEGTKIVEADDLTVIKPTAPDEVLTVTTCYPFRYVGNAPQRYIITAKPKK from the coding sequence GTGATTCGTAAATTGTCCTATCTTTTCATTGTTATTGGTCTAGTTACAATTGGGTTTAGTTTATATCAAATCTATAAGACAAAAACCGTTCAATCCAATAGCTTAACAAAGGCACATGAAATATTAAAAAAGCCTAACGTTAATATAGATGAGTTTTCCCCTTTTACGGGAGATGTTGCCGGCATTCTCAGTATCGCTCGTATCGATGCTGAATTACCTATTGTTGAGGGTACCGACGCAGATGATCTAGAAAAGGGCGTTGGTCATTACAAAGGGACAGCTTGGCCTGAGGGAAAGGACCAAATTGTCCTATCCGGACATCGGGATACGGTTTTTCGGCGAATGGGCGAATTGAAGGTTGGGGATGAACTGGTTGTCAAGGTTCCATACGGTAATTTCACCTATGTCATTGAAGGAACGAAAATTGTGGAAGCAGATGATTTAACCGTCATTAAACCAACTGCACCTGATGAGGTTCTTACCGTTACAACTTGCTATCCATTTCGCTATGTTGGCAATGCTCCACAGCGTTATATCATTACCGCCAAACCTAAAAAATAA
- a CDS encoding DegV family protein, giving the protein MSKVRIVTDSTVDLTDEEIKKYNVVVVPLSIQINDETFIDRVDITPQEFIRKMKESKELPKSSQPAVGTFAEVYNRLGEEGYEIISIHMTGGMSGTVQSASSAAQMTDAKVTVVDSRYISAALAFQVIEAAVMAQEGKSTEEILTRVNEIREHTKLFVVVDTLENLVKGGRIGKGQAMLGSLLNIKPIASLDGGVYTPVAKVRSHSQVAKYLAKQFAEAVQGKTIKGVGIVHVDGYELAKKVNEAIIELTGYDQADIRYTTPVIGTHTGVGAIGFMYYVE; this is encoded by the coding sequence TTGAGTAAAGTAAGGATTGTAACCGATTCTACTGTGGATCTTACGGATGAAGAGATTAAGAAATATAATGTAGTAGTCGTACCATTATCCATTCAAATTAATGATGAAACATTTATTGACCGAGTTGATATTACCCCACAAGAATTTATTAGAAAAATGAAAGAATCAAAAGAATTACCAAAAAGCTCGCAGCCTGCAGTTGGAACATTCGCTGAGGTTTATAATCGTCTTGGTGAAGAAGGATATGAAATTATCTCGATTCATATGACAGGTGGTATGAGTGGAACCGTTCAATCTGCATCAAGTGCAGCGCAAATGACAGATGCAAAAGTTACGGTAGTTGATTCCCGCTATATTTCCGCTGCCTTAGCCTTTCAGGTGATTGAAGCAGCCGTAATGGCACAAGAAGGAAAATCAACGGAAGAAATTTTAACCAGGGTTAATGAAATTCGTGAACATACAAAGCTTTTTGTTGTAGTTGATACATTGGAAAATTTAGTTAAGGGTGGACGAATCGGCAAAGGACAAGCAATGCTCGGCTCCTTACTAAATATTAAACCTATTGCATCCCTTGACGGAGGAGTTTATACACCCGTTGCCAAGGTAAGAAGCCATTCGCAGGTTGCAAAATACTTAGCGAAACAATTTGCTGAGGCGGTTCAGGGAAAAACAATTAAAGGTGTCGGAATTGTTCATGTTGATGGCTATGAATTAGCAAAGAAAGTAAATGAAGCCATTATTGAATTGACTGGTTACGATCAAGCAGATATCCGCTATACCACTCCTGTAATCGGAACTCATACTGGAGTAGGAGCAATTGGTTTTATGTATTATGTAGAATAA
- a CDS encoding YpmS family protein, with protein MKNIWKSLFVVLLLLNISFVFWLYYSLTSSDEAKTLENRKGNTDAIPLSIRTNKSDLNTIINQYLRNEKKGAIDYQIELDDYVNLYGTLPIFNQKMNMKVAFEPVALENGDLILQEKELTIGKLKLPPETALKFVKDRYQIPEWVTIQHDKERVYLDLQKLKLKSDMQVSVNEFDLNDDRIIFTLHVPIEKGVSK; from the coding sequence ATGAAGAATATATGGAAAAGTTTGTTTGTAGTTTTATTGTTATTGAACATTAGCTTTGTATTTTGGCTGTATTATTCTCTAACGTCATCAGATGAAGCGAAAACATTAGAAAATAGGAAGGGTAACACGGACGCTATTCCGCTTTCTATTAGAACGAATAAAAGTGATTTAAATACAATAATTAATCAATATTTGCGTAACGAGAAAAAAGGGGCGATAGATTATCAAATTGAGCTCGACGATTACGTAAACCTATACGGAACGCTCCCTATATTCAATCAAAAGATGAACATGAAGGTGGCGTTTGAACCTGTTGCATTAGAAAATGGTGATCTTATTCTACAGGAAAAGGAACTTACAATAGGGAAACTGAAGCTCCCACCTGAAACGGCATTAAAATTTGTCAAAGACCGCTATCAAATTCCTGAATGGGTAACGATTCAGCACGATAAAGAACGAGTTTATCTTGATTTACAAAAGCTGAAGCTAAAAAGCGACATGCAAGTAAGTGTAAATGAGTTTGATTTAAACGATGATCGGATTATTTTTACCTTGCATGTCCCAATTGAAAAAGGTGTCTCAAAA